In the Aquimarina spinulae genome, AACTTTAACTATCTCATCCTTTATCACGATAACCCTAATGTTGCTCTTAACGACACACAAAGAATGAGTCTTTGCGTAACAATTCCTCCCGAGACCGAAACAACTGGTGTAATTGGTAAAATGGATATAGAAGAAGGAAAATATCTTATTTGTCAGTTTGAATTGTCTACACAAGATTTCCCAAAAGCCTGGGATTGGATTTATGGGCAATGGTTTCCTCAAAATCATTATATCCCGGATGACAAACCATATTTTGAGCTTTACCCAGAACAACCAAAAGGAGAAATATTTAAAGTTAACTTCTGTATTCCTGTAAAAGCAGTTTAAACAAAAGTTAGATTATATTGTTATTACAATCATCACTTTTTTACACATATTCGTCACAAAATTGATTCATATTACCATACATATGTTTTTATTATTAATATTTAGCCATATTTTGTTTTGTAGCATGCTTGATAAAGTAAATCATATACCAACGCTTATACGTAAATATGAATAAACACATATGCAATGGTACTTCTAATATAAGTACACTGTCTAAAATAAATCCAAAGAGTTTAATTGATGATTATAGAAAACAAACCAAGATTTGCTCTAAAAACGACTGTTTGAAAAAAAGCTCTATTAAGAAAAATAATAAAGCAGTTGACCGGATGTATCAAATCGTTGATTTGATTTCAAAAAACAATTGCCAGAATGAAATTGACAAATTTTCAAAATTATTATATGACAAAAAAAACAGAACTAATCTTTGGTCTGCTATTCATTTACTTGAAAAATTAACTTTTGACAAACAAACTGAAAAAACTGCATTAAAAATCATTCAAAATGTAGCTAAGGGAGATAGTATTGAGGCCTTGGGATTTCAATATTGGTTAAAAGAATATAAATCAAAATGATGTCATAAAAAATAACTTTATGAACTAAATTGGATTAATAAAAGCATAACTTGTAATCCTGAAAAATCAGAAATTCACAAAATGATCGATCAGGAAAATTCTGAATTAAATGGATTCTTATCGAATAAAAATAATAGATATTGATGATGTATATGTGACCGCTACTTACTTTTTATTTAGTACTCAGGTTCCGGATTTACCATTAAAAGAGAATATTGCATTTCAATTCATTACAGATGCATATTACCACCTCAAAGAATTTGAGTCCCGGGTTTATTTTAATACTACTAGCATTACTGCTAAAAAAATTTCTGAATTATTAAACCATTGTGCAGCCCAGGAATTGAACACCTATAATGCTATGCTTAGAAATATTGATCAATCTCCAGAGTATACTGCGATTTCTAATAGAGAAATCCAAAATTTAGAACTGATACTTGACAAAAATTGGGATCTGGTCGATACATGGGAGAAAGAAATTTTTGAAGGAATCGAATATTCAAAAACCAGTATTGAGGCTCCTTCTTCGACTATTCGATTTAAAGTCAAAAATAAAAAAATGATTAAGCACTTGGTTCCTGGATTAGAGTGGAGAACATGCAGTATCTGGGATAGAAATGAGTAAATTATAGTTCTATTATTTACAAAAAGAAATGTTGAGAAATGAACAAACTAATAATTATTTTAGTACTAATTTTTCCTTTTTCAGTCTTCTCACAAGATTGTGATTGTGAAACAAGTTTTAAATGGGTTAAAGAAACTTTTGAAAAAAATGATGCAGGATTCAGTTATGTCATTAATCAAAAAGGAAAAGAGGCCTACAAAAAACATAATCAAGAGTTCTTTAAAAAGTTAATAAACATCTCAAATAAAACAGATTGCTATGAACTGATTCGGGATTGGGTAACATTTTTTAGGAAAGGACATTTTGAAATTCGTTCACTTAATCAAGAGAATGTTAAATCAAATAATAAGAATAAAAAATGGGAAACGCTAAACCTCGAAGAAGATATATTTAAAAAATATTTGAAAAATAAAGAAGAAACCTATAATTATGAAGGAATATGGAAGTCCGACCCTTACACAATTGGGATTAAAAAAATTAATAACGAATATAAAGGTTTCATTATTGAAGCAAATGGTAGTCAATGGAAAAAAGGTCAAATAAAATTAGTTATAAAACCTGATAGTTCTTCTATATATTATATGGGAGATTATTCCTCTAAAACTTTTCAAAAAACAGAACTTTTAGGAAATGAATACTTACAATTAGGATTTGTAACTTTAAAAAGAATTTTTCCCGAATCTGAAAGCAATTCTATAATAAAAAGGTATTATAAATCTATTTCTACAGAAAAGCCCTATATAGACAGACTTAATGAAAACACACTCTTGCTTAGAATCCCTACATTTGATACTTCTCAAAAAAAATATACTGACAGCCTTATAATAAGCAATAAAAATCAAATCCTAAAAACAAAAAATTTAGTTATTGACTTAAGAGACAATGGAGGAGGTAGTATTAGGAATTATGAAGAATTATTACCTATATTATATACAAATCGAATATTGACTGTTGGTGAAGAATTACTATCGACTCAAAGAAACAACCAACGAGTTAAAGATTTTATCTCAAACCCTAATTGGTCAGAAGAAGGAAAAGAATGGGCTAGAAAGGCTTATAAAAAATTATCAGAAAATGAAGGGAAATATGTCAATTTGGAAACTACTAAAGTCACTACTACAAAATTTGACACCATTTATAAATACCCAGAAAATATCGGAATCATCATTAATCGACAAAATGCCAGTACTACAGAGCAGTTTCTTCTTGCTGCCAAACAAAGTAAAAAAGTAAAGCTATTTGGCCAGACAACATTTGGGGCATTAGATATTTCTTATACTTATCCTGCTAAATCTCCTTGTGGAGATTTTGAATTGATTTATTGTTTATCTAAAAGTTTAAGAATTCCTGAAATGACAATAGATAATAAAGGAATTCATCCTGATTATTTTATATACGATGATGTTCCGAAATTTAAATGGATTGATTTTGTAATTGATAGATTAAATTAATATATAGTATTTTATAAATACTCATGTAGATTAAGTTTAGTAAATAAAAAGAAATGCATAATATAGATCAGTCATAAACCAAAAAGGTAATATATAAAAACTATTACTATGTTAATACAATGTCATATTAAGTAACCAAGAAAAACAAACTAAAAGTAACTATGAGTTTTTTAAAAAGATTATTTGGCAACAAGGAAAAACCAATCGAAAAAGATTTTACAGATGCAGAACACCAAAAAGATTATGAATTAAAATCTAAAGGGCTTGAAGATGTTCTTGGAGAAATGCATGATCTAGTTGGCCACGCAATCATACCTTTTGCAATTGGCGGAGCTGTGGATATGTATTATTTCCCAAATCATATAAAAGGAACTGGATTTGCTACCATGGAGTTATTAGATCCAGATGGCAATGGCCCTTTAAAAAATCGCTTGGGAACATATGAATTAGTTGCATTCACAAAATATGACTATAATGCGAGCAAGGATCCCCAAACTCCTTTTAATTTGGTTGAACGAAATGCTTGCGGATTTTTAACTTCGATTGGGATGTACTCTTCTCAAGCAGTTCTTAATCCAAAAGAAACTATAGAAATCCCGAATGGAGAAGACGAAGAAAACACCTGTTTAGTATTTGATTTATACGAACCAAATGGCAAAAAATTTAAAATCGGGGATAGAGAACACCACTTATTACTTTGCCTACAATTGTTTAGAAGTGAAATGGACTATGCAAGACAAAATGGAAGTGATGAATTGTTCAAATTGCTAAAAGAAAAAGGACATTATCCTTATAGTGATTTAGACAGAGAAGCTGTAATATAAAAGAGTAACACGCAAGCTGCCACTTATAAAACACACCTGATAAGCACTAAGATTAGATTGCTTTTTTCAAAGTCTTAAAATTGAGGTCAAAAGTTTTTAATCAGACCTTTCTTTAAATTCTTCAAATAGGCTATTTTTGTGCCTTTAAAATGACGAATTTATGCAATTATCAGAACAAGAACTTGTAAGAAGAGAGAAATTAAACGCATTACGTAATCTAGGTATCGATCCTTATCCGGCTGCATTGTATCCGGTTGACTATACCTCGAAACAGATAAAGAGCAAGTTTGAAGAAGGTAAAAAGGTAATTATTGCAGGTAGATTAATGTCGAGAAGAATACAGGGTAAAGCTTCTTTTGCAGAACTGCAAGATACCGATGGTCGCATACAAGTCTATTTTAACAGAGATGAGATTTGTCCTGGTGAGGACAAACTCTTGTATAACGAAGTCTATAAAAAACTATTAGACATAGGTGATTTTATAGGTATCGAAGGAGAGCTTTTTACTACCCAGGTTGGTGAAAAGACTGTATTGGTTAAAAACTTTACACTATTAAGTAAATCCTTAAAACCTCTTCCTCTTCCTAAAACAGATAAAGAAGGAAATACTTTTGACGAATTTAATGATCCAGAGTTAAGATATCGTCAGCGTTATGCTGATCTGGTAGTGAATCCAAAAGTTAGAGATACGTTTATTAAACGCACACAGATTGTAAATACCATTCGTAATTTTTATAACGAAATGGGCTTTTTAGAGGTCGAGACTCCAATTCTTCAGCCTATCCCAGGAGGTGCAGCAGCACGTCCGTTTATAACGCATCACAATGCACTGGATATTCCTCTTTATCTTCGTGTTGCCAACGAGCTATATTTAAAACGCCTAATTGTCGGAGGATTTGATGGAGTATATGAGTTTGCAAAAGATTTTAGGAATGAAGGTATGGATCGTACTCACAATCCAGAATTTACCGTAATGGAAATGTATGCCGCTTATAAAGACTACCATTGGATGATGGATACGACTGAAAAGTTATTAGAAAAAGTAGCCATTGCACTTCACGGAACTCCCGAAGCACAATTTGGGGATAATGTCATTAACTATAAAGCACCTTATAAGCGTATTGGTATTCTTGATGCGATAAAAGAACATACCGGATATGACCTTTATAAAAAGAGCGAAGACGAAGTTCGTGAAGCAGCTAAGGCATTAGGTCTTGAAGTTGATGAAACTATGGGGATCGGAAAAATGATAGATGAAATTTTTGGAGAAAAATGTGAAGCCAATTATATCCAACCTACATTTATTATCGATTATCCCGTAGAGATGAGTCCGCTTACCAAAAAACACCGTTCTAAAGAAGGGCTTACAGAACGTTTTGAGCTTATGGTAAATGGTAAAGAACTGGCAAATGCCTATACAGAGCTTAATGATCCTATCGATCAACGCGAACGCTTTGAAGATCAACTTAAATTATCTGAAAAAGGTGATGACGAAGCAATGTTTATCGACCAGGACTTTTTACGTGCCCTGGAGTATGGTATGCCACCAACCTCGGGAATCGGAATAGGTATTGATCGATTGGCCATGTTTATGACTAATAATCAATCTATCCAGGAAGTACTATTTTTCCCGCAGATGCGTCCAGAGAAAAAACAAGTAGAGCTTAATGATAATGAAAAAGCCATCTTTGAGATTCTTAAAAAAGAAAAAAGTATGGATCTATCAGAACTTAAGAGTGCTACAGGCTTAAGTAATAAAGGTTGGGACAAGGGAATCAAAGGGCTTTCTAAATTAGGATTAACAAAAGTGACCAAGACCGATGATGCTCTAATTATAGAAGTCACCGAATAGATAAAGAATAGGGATCCTTGTTTCAAAATAGCACGTTAACATTTTTTTAACTATATTGGCGGCTATTTTATAAATAACCTCAACTATTATGAAACAAGGATTACTAACATCTATTACCCTATTGTTTTGTTTAATTTCGTTTGCGCAAAGTGCAGATTTGGATAAAGAAAACTTTAAAGTTTCTTATGTAAAACTACCTACCAAACCCATTCTGGATGATACCAAAAGAACGTATTCTACCAATCATAGGGGGATTTCAATTTCCGGATTCTCAAAAGTAAAATCTGAAGGAACATTAGATTATAATTACACGTTTAATGGTACAGAAATAGGAGAAGTCAACATCAATAAGAACAAAATTGAGAAAAAGGATAAAGAAGGAAAAGTCATTTCTGTAAGCTACGAATATATGGTAGTTGTTACCTATTCCTCTTCTGCCTCCTTATCGTTTAACAATGCAGAAACTGCAGAAAACTTCCAAAAAACATATTCAGAAAGCACTACTTATAAGAGTAGTACTTTTGGTAGCTATACCAAAGCAAAAGATTATTACAACAATAATCGACATAACTTAAGAAACAAGTATAGAACTGCTCATAAGAACACGATTATAAGCAATATCAATAGCTATGCAAATCGTGCATATGGATACATTCCTTATACAACCGAATATGAGTATTTATGGATTTTAGGCTCGAAAAAGCACCCAGAATTTCAAAAGCACCACGAAGCATTTGATAAGGTAAAAGCTTCATTTGATAAAATTAAATACGATGAGCCCATTGATGAGATCAAGAAAGAGATGGAACCCATCATCGAATATTTTAATAGTGTAATCCCTAACTACCCCGGAGATAAACGTAAAATAAGAAAGGTGCGATATGCCAGTTATTATAACATCGCAAATTTGTACTACTATCTAGAAATGCCTGAGAAAGTAAAAGAGTACGCTCAGAAAATCATCGATAATAATTATGACAAAAAAGATGGTAAATATTTTATCAAAAAGGCAGATAAGCTCATCAAATCTTTAGAGACTAATAAAACAAACACTCGGCACATGAAAGTACTTACCGAGGATCTAAGTAATGTACCAGAAGAGGAAGAGGAAGAGGAAACTGAGACTGCAGATGTAGAATTAAATAAAGCATATTTGATCACCAAAGAAAATGATACCACACTGGTTGATATTAAATCTAGTGATATTGCTTCAATCGGATACAAGTTAAAAACGGTAGAGTATGATCAAAATGGTACTCCAATCGGAAGCAGAGTAAAGAGTGCTAAAAAATGCAAAGAACTTGTTTTTGTTGATGGGCTTCATTACAGAAATATTAAATTTAAAGAATCTTCTATTAAATCCGGAGCTGTAGATGCCGGGCAAATGGTATTAGGTGGCGCTACTGATAAGCTTTGTAAAGTGCTTTTTGAGTCTGATAAGATTAATTTATATCTATTTAACGAATCTGAGATGGTTATTCTTCCTGCCGGAAGTGAAAAAGGAAAATCAACTATGGCCGCTGGTTTTGTTTTTGGTTTTAAAAAGAACCTTACCAAATATGCTGAAGGTTGCCCAACAGTAATCGAAAAAGTTGCTAATAAAGAGTACAAAAACAATCAGAAAAGTTTATTAAAGTTTTGTAATGAACTTACCAAATGTAGTAGTTCAGCAACTACTCAAGACGGAAACTAATAGCAAAAGCTAAAGATCACTACATAAAAGAGGTTGAATTCTATGATAAAGTATAGAATTCAACCTCTTTCTTTTTAAACAACTTTGGTAATACAAGGCAGAAAATCTAAATTTTAATCAAAATTAATGACTTTTTTAGTTTAAAAAAGACTGCACAGCTCTGTGTAAAATCTACTGCCGATATAATGGTTAACCGTAAATCATACCATCAAAAAAAAAATCGTCCCTCGATTTTTCTTTTTATCACTATTTAAACCTAATTCGTCACAAACATCTTATTTCTATAGCATCATTTCTAACATCTAATCTATGTTTGAGGTAAATAATAATGATACATACAAGGGGGTAATTATTCTAAATAAAAAGGCTAGTCACTGGTGTTTATCATAATCACGACTATAGAATAAGGCATAGATCCCAGATGCCTTAAAAAAATGCCTGGGAGACATTTATATAATTAAAAACAAACAACATGTTAAAAAACATTAAAAATTTAACAGGAGTAAAAGAGTTAACAAAAAACACACAAACTAAGATTAATGGAGGAACTGCCCCAGATTACTGTAATAAAGGATGTGAACATAGAGGAGGAAGATGCAGATGTTATTAGTAATGATGTAGATTAGAGTCTAACTAATAAACCATGTTAAAATCAGTATTTGATTTTAAATAAGTCGAACTCTTTTTTGACATCTAAATAGTGCAACCTAATTCTGGATCATGTTTTACATAAATAAAAAAACGCAACCTTACCGGTTGCGTTTTCCCCTCAAACAATTTCGGATACACAAGACTTTCCCAGTTGTCTTCGAACATACTTTTCTAACAATGCAATAATGACATCCTAGTACATCCGGGTATTCCTTGCCGAAAATGTTATCCTTACGTATTCTCAACTTTAAAGATTTGGATATCACAGATCATCAATATCCAAAATCAAATAATTCCCTTTCGATCAATTATTTATATGTAGCAAAGATATCTATACTATTATATATAAATGTTACCTATATATTAAATAACCTTACAAATTTTACGTTTTTGCCGTAGTATTTTCAGTTTGCAATATATAAATATTCCTAAAGCTCGCAAAACCTTGAAGTTTTATAATAAACAATTATATTTGAATATCTAAACACAAATCAGATGCCTTTTATAACAGACGAAGAATTACAGGGTTTTAAAGATCAAATAGAAAAAGTCGAAGAATCTAAGCGTGCTGTGGATTATGCATGTAACAAAGCTGTAAAAGACGAAAAAGAAAACTCTCGAAAATTTAAGATCGCAACTATCATACTAGGTATCATTGCATTACTAGGTGTTGCAGGGACTGTGTATTTTATGAATTTTAATACTCCAGAAAATATGGTTACCAAGAAAAAGCATAAATCTGAGGTAACTACACGGGATACTAAAATCGCTGAGTTAACAGAAACGGTTAAAAACCTATCTATGAATCAGGAATTAGAATCAGATTCAGGTGGTAGCGGAGTAGGAAATGGTCGTTCCTTGCAAGATGAATTGGTATATGCTGTACAAATCGGAGCTTTTGAAAGTATAGATTTGTCTATGTATTCTGAGAATTTTGTGAATTTCAGACAAATTAAAAGTGGTGGATTTAATAAATATGCCTTAGGAAATTTTGAAACACTTAATGAAGCCAAAAAATTTCGTAGAGAATTGGTACGACTCGGGTTTAGAAATGCTTTTATCGCTTCATATCAAAACGGAGAACGACTACAGATTGAAGAAGCCTGGTAACTTCGGGTTCTGATATAATGGATACCCCGACGTGAAAACGCCGGGGTATCCCCATCAAAACTAACTAACCAACTCAATGCAACAACTATACATGTACTACAACATATTTTCTACCTGATCTCTTGTAGTATACTCCTTTACATCTGTAATATTTTACACCTCTTACTTTTACTGTCTTATATCCTCTGGGTAGGGTAGCCACCCGTACTCCGGCAGGAACGCTAACTCGTTTATAAGCTCTATTCTTTTTTACATACCATACACCTGCGCTTCTATAATAGTTTACATTTTTATGCACTATAATTTTAGGGTGATGTACTTTGGTAACCACAACTCCTCGTACCGGACGCACTTGTACCGCAGTAGCACAAGACGTCATTAAAAACCCAAACAATACAACCGGCACCACTATTTTCATTACATTTTTCATATTCCTTACTATTTTGATTTCTAATCATAAGACCTTAGAATTACAAAAAGGTTTAATTTGGGAATATTAAAAATGTGTTTTTTATCATTGAAAAAAGCGTCAATTCGAGTGGTTTTTCATAATAAAATGGAGAAAAATTGTATCGAGAATAGCTTTTTTGATCAAAAATCCTATTCTCGATACACTTCTTCCTACGGTCGAAGCACTCGAATTGACGAATTTCGGATCAAAAAATATCAAAATGCATAACAATTCATTCTACATACTCCTGTATCGGTATCCCTTCGATAATTACATCTTCTAAAACCGATGCACCATCTTTAACATATACCACCGCATAGACATCATCTTTTTTATTATTTCTATTTACATCTCTATAGGCTTTTTCTGCATCGTATGCTTTGGTTTCTTCCATATAAAATCTATCAAATGGTAGCTCAAACTGTATTTCATCATTATACGTATTCGTTACTTTGGCCATAACATAATCACCACCAATATCAAGAGGTTCTCTACTTATCTGAACAACTTTTGCAAAGCCCTCATCATCATTTTCTATATACACTCGTACCTTATCTCCGTATACATAAGTACTATCTGATGTTTTAAAAGAATTCATTTCAAACTGAAGTGTAATATATTTCCCTCTAAACGGATCTGTAGGATCAATAGGTCTGGTTTTAAATTTATATGCAGTACCCGATATCAGGATATCCTCGTTATCAAAAATCATCTTTAGCGGAGTACCAATTTGTACTACTGCCAAGACTATAAATACTATAAAATAAATCGGTTTCATCTGTTCTTTTTTTATTGTTTTTAATATCTCTTGTCACACTGAATCTGTCGAAGTGCTTTCAAATTTGCGTTTTCAAATGTCTTCGACAGGTTTGTCCTGAGTTTATCGAAGGGCTCAGACTGACAATTAAAAGCTTAACTAAATAGACATTACACTATTTATGTATTAGAATATATCATCAAACTACTTCTTAATGCGCTGTTGTTTTTTCAGCATGATATAATTGGTTAAAAAGAACCCTGCTCCTACCATCACAAATAAAATCCCTCTAACAACAAAGCTCATTCCCGTATCAAAAAACCTACAGATGATCAGTATCGAAATAATCAATAATCCATAGTTAAGGATCCCGAAGTTAACTTTATCTGCTCCAATTTTTATGGCAGACATACCCAGGGCAAATACCAATACATTCATTAATACCACAGGTAAAATTCCTGTATCGGGAAGTAAGAAGTATACTAACCCAAAGACTACAAAGGCTACCTGAAACAGATTAACAGCTCGTATTCCCTTTCTTATAACAGTATACCCCAAAACAGTGATACTTAACAAGGATACTACTACTGCTGTATAGAGCTCCTGGGTATCATAATTAAATGTCTCTGGGAGTTCGTCCCATATCCAACGAAACGTAAAAATCATCAGCGATACTATAGTCCCTAGCGAACCAATGATCAAAAAACCATTTCTAAGTGTTCTTAACTCTTTAAATACAGGAAGTTTTCCTATAGAATACAAGAGTCCAAACATGGTGATGTACATCACAAAACCAAGATCTTCACTACGACCTATAAAAGCACTTAATGCAATTGCAATACTTGCCGGAAAAATCCAGGTAAAAATGGTAACTGTATTGCTAGCCGTATTTTTTGTAATAAGGGTGTAGTAATACGGTAGTATTGCTCCTATAAACGCAATATACAACCAGGGAGTTTCTGTATTTCTATAGTTCCATAACCCAACTTCTACCGCATAGTAGGTACTTAGCAGTATCGTAAGCAAGGCAACTGCATGCGATCGTAACAAGTATACCAATGGTAAGCAAAGTACAATCCAGGTAAGTAAAAAAGAACCTAATTCTCCCGGGATATTATAAATCTGACTTACCAATGCCATACATGCACCCACTGCGAAAAAAAGAAAAGTCCCTGATGCTTCTTTCCAGGTGGCACTTTTATTTTTTAGTATAGAAAAACCAGCAAAAATCTGACCCAATAGTAAAGGACCAAATGCTAAAATTGTTTTTGTTAATCGCGAAAAATCATCCCAATTGTGTGCCAGCATTAAAATAATACCCGACCCGACTAATAACGCTCCAAAAATCCCAAAGATCATAAACAGCTTATTAGGCTTTCCCACATCTTTGGTAGCATAGTATTGCTCTATTTTATCTGCAAGCTCGGGAGAAATGATCTTATCTCCTACCAGTGTTTGCAACTCTTTATTAAATTTTGAACTCATAATATTATGTTGTTTAGTGAACTTTTAATCCGTTGTGCATTTTAGAATTAAAAAGTATTAAAATGTCAATCGATAAAACTGTATACAGGAATATTTACAAATTATAACATGCACCAGTTTTGCACTCATCTCTACTTATCTTTTATATTCAGATATGTAATAAACACAGAATACGCGGCGATACACATGGGTATAATCTCTAAGAAAATCAACTCTCTGTTACTATTCATATGTAGATCATTTATTTCCATTTGAAATAAAACACCATATAACAAAACTATACCCCAGTATACCAGTACATTCTTTTTTACCATGGCACTTCGTTTTTTCCATTGAATAAAAAAAACCAACCCAATACCAAGTTGAATGCCGCCAAGAAAAATCTGAGCAAATAATCCATCTTTCTCTCCCATAATTCCGTAACACCCTAAGGTGATTACAAAAGCCAATGCATTGATTATAAGTGCTATATTTTTGATTTCTTTCATCTTTATCAGATTTATTAATAATCATAAAAAGACAGCCGCAGCCACACGGCCGTCTTCTTTAATCATCAAAACAAGAGACCTCAAGCCTTCCTAAGGTCCCTTCTTTTGATTTCATTTTGTTAACCTTTATAACGAAGTGCTAATGCACAATTCGGCAACGTCGTTTAGTTAAGGATAATATTTAAAATTTCTTGTCACACTGAGCCTGTCGAAGTACTTTTCAAATTTGTGTTTTCAAATGTCTTCGACAGGCTCAGACTGACAGCTAAAAGCTTAACTTAACGTCATTGATAATTCGGATTTAATTACTCCTCACTGTTTTCGATAAACTTTTTATCCCTGGTATTCTTCTGTACTGCAATGGCAGCAAATAAACTTAGGGTAAAAGACATCCCATAAAACCCTTTTTCACTAAGCTCCAGGTCGGCATTCCATAAGCCGATAATCAGCAACAAAATAGAGGTAAGCGTGGTAAACCAACTAATCCCATAATAGATATCGGTAACCGGGATTCCCTCTAGCCTATCTCTAACACTTTTTTGCACAGATACTGCAGAGAACAATCCAAATAGCAGGATCGTAAAGTAGTACCCTTTCTCGTTAAGTACCATACCTGCATTCCATAATCCAGTGCAATAGGATATCATTCCTATAAACAGTGCAGACCATGATGCTGATATAAAAGCCGGCGTTGGCTTTTGATCATATACTTTGTTTTCTTTCTTTTCTACATTTTCGATTACGGTATCCTCGGATACATCGTTACTAAATTTGTAATTCATAATTATTGTATTTTGATGATTCAATAAAAATTCGAATTGTTCATTCGAACAGGACAAATGTGCGATGATATGCGTTGATATAAAACTCTATTTATCAAAAAAACTTACGATATATTTATGTTAATAATCTAACTGTATCAATATTCATAGTATCTTTATCAAAATTATACTTACGATACAATGCATGTTATTTCTTCTATAATACATACCTTATCTGATGAATCAAAGCGAGCTTTTGTTACGATATTGCGGCAAAAGAATAAAAGAAACGATACCAAAAACATACAGTTATTTAAGCTTTTGGATACCACATCAACGGCTAAAGATCTCGATATCCAGATTTATGGCAAAAGAGCTAAGGGTGCGTATCACGCGCTATGCAAAAGATTGCATGATACGCTCATTGATTTTATTGCGGCCAAAAGTTTTGAGGAAGAGACTTCAGAAGAGATGGAAACCCTTAAGCTCCTTAGAGCCAGCAGGAGTTTCTTCGAACAAAAACAATATAAAATTGCTTTTAAAACCATTGCCAAAGCAGAGCAAAAGGCCAAAACCTATGCACTTTTCAGTATCCTAAACGAGATTTACTACACCCAGATCCAATATGCGCATCTTAACCGTGGGATAGCAATAGAGGCTTTATTTGCTAATTTCAGGAGTAATAAAAAATCACTACAACAAGAAGAAAACTTAAACCTGTTTTATGCCACCGTGCAGCACGAACTCATGAAACAAAGAAGAGATGCCGTACCGATTATAAAAAATACCTTATCCAGATTTGGATTATCGATCACACAAGACCTTACGTTTCGATCCTTATTTAAGATCCT is a window encoding:
- a CDS encoding suppressor of fused domain protein, which encodes MSFLKRLFGNKEKPIEKDFTDAEHQKDYELKSKGLEDVLGEMHDLVGHAIIPFAIGGAVDMYYFPNHIKGTGFATMELLDPDGNGPLKNRLGTYELVAFTKYDYNASKDPQTPFNLVERNACGFLTSIGMYSSQAVLNPKETIEIPNGEDEENTCLVFDLYEPNGKKFKIGDREHHLLLCLQLFRSEMDYARQNGSDELFKLLKEKGHYPYSDLDREAVI
- a CDS encoding SPOR domain-containing protein, translating into MPFITDEELQGFKDQIEKVEESKRAVDYACNKAVKDEKENSRKFKIATIILGIIALLGVAGTVYFMNFNTPENMVTKKKHKSEVTTRDTKIAELTETVKNLSMNQELESDSGGSGVGNGRSLQDELVYAVQIGAFESIDLSMYSENFVNFRQIKSGGFNKYALGNFETLNEAKKFRRELVRLGFRNAFIASYQNGERLQIEEAW
- the lysS gene encoding lysine--tRNA ligase produces the protein MQLSEQELVRREKLNALRNLGIDPYPAALYPVDYTSKQIKSKFEEGKKVIIAGRLMSRRIQGKASFAELQDTDGRIQVYFNRDEICPGEDKLLYNEVYKKLLDIGDFIGIEGELFTTQVGEKTVLVKNFTLLSKSLKPLPLPKTDKEGNTFDEFNDPELRYRQRYADLVVNPKVRDTFIKRTQIVNTIRNFYNEMGFLEVETPILQPIPGGAAARPFITHHNALDIPLYLRVANELYLKRLIVGGFDGVYEFAKDFRNEGMDRTHNPEFTVMEMYAAYKDYHWMMDTTEKLLEKVAIALHGTPEAQFGDNVINYKAPYKRIGILDAIKEHTGYDLYKKSEDEVREAAKALGLEVDETMGIGKMIDEIFGEKCEANYIQPTFIIDYPVEMSPLTKKHRSKEGLTERFELMVNGKELANAYTELNDPIDQRERFEDQLKLSEKGDDEAMFIDQDFLRALEYGMPPTSGIGIGIDRLAMFMTNNQSIQEVLFFPQMRPEKKQVELNDNEKAIFEILKKEKSMDLSELKSATGLSNKGWDKGIKGLSKLGLTKVTKTDDALIIEVTE
- a CDS encoding GDYXXLXY domain-containing protein, with product MKPIYFIVFIVLAVVQIGTPLKMIFDNEDILISGTAYKFKTRPIDPTDPFRGKYITLQFEMNSFKTSDSTYVYGDKVRVYIENDDEGFAKVVQISREPLDIGGDYVMAKVTNTYNDEIQFELPFDRFYMEETKAYDAEKAYRDVNRNNKKDDVYAVVYVKDGASVLEDVIIEGIPIQEYVE
- a CDS encoding S41 family peptidase, yielding MNKLIIILVLIFPFSVFSQDCDCETSFKWVKETFEKNDAGFSYVINQKGKEAYKKHNQEFFKKLINISNKTDCYELIRDWVTFFRKGHFEIRSLNQENVKSNNKNKKWETLNLEEDIFKKYLKNKEETYNYEGIWKSDPYTIGIKKINNEYKGFIIEANGSQWKKGQIKLVIKPDSSSIYYMGDYSSKTFQKTELLGNEYLQLGFVTLKRIFPESESNSIIKRYYKSISTEKPYIDRLNENTLLLRIPTFDTSQKKYTDSLIISNKNQILKTKNLVIDLRDNGGGSIRNYEELLPILYTNRILTVGEELLSTQRNNQRVKDFISNPNWSEEGKEWARKAYKKLSENEGKYVNLETTKVTTTKFDTIYKYPENIGIIINRQNASTTEQFLLAAKQSKKVKLFGQTTFGALDISYTYPAKSPCGDFELIYCLSKSLRIPEMTIDNKGIHPDYFIYDDVPKFKWIDFVIDRLN
- a CDS encoding DUF6515 family protein translates to MKNVMKIVVPVVLFGFLMTSCATAVQVRPVRGVVVTKVHHPKIIVHKNVNYYRSAGVWYVKKNRAYKRVSVPAGVRVATLPRGYKTVKVRGVKYYRCKGVYYKRSGRKYVVVHV